From a single Thioalbus denitrificans genomic region:
- a CDS encoding DUF4390 domain-containing protein: MHGTIVHYRHLATLLTLCLTLAATTALAAEFRVREVRSQLVDGVYRMDADLDLELEGEVRDALVNGVPLILGVEIEVVQQRPWLWDQTVASLEQRYQLRHHALSRRYLVKNLNTGVQTSHTHLEDALASVERIRGLPLLEQPLLVAGDEYRGRVRVRLHTEALPSPLRPMAYLSRDWRLKSEWVEWPLQPGHAP; this comes from the coding sequence ATGCACGGCACCATTGTCCACTACCGCCACCTGGCCACGCTGCTGACCCTGTGCCTGACCCTCGCGGCCACCACCGCGCTGGCGGCGGAGTTCAGGGTGCGCGAAGTCCGCTCCCAGCTGGTGGACGGGGTCTACCGCATGGATGCGGACCTGGACCTGGAGCTGGAAGGGGAGGTGCGCGACGCGCTGGTCAACGGCGTACCCCTGATTCTCGGTGTCGAGATCGAGGTGGTGCAGCAGCGGCCCTGGCTCTGGGACCAGACCGTGGCCAGCCTGGAACAGCGCTACCAGCTGCGCCACCACGCCCTCAGCCGGCGCTACCTGGTGAAGAATCTCAACACCGGGGTCCAGACCAGCCACACCCACCTGGAGGATGCGCTGGCCAGCGTGGAGCGCATCCGCGGTCTGCCGCTGCTGGAACAGCCGCTGCTCGTCGCCGGCGACGAATACCGCGGCCGGGTCCGGGTCCGGCTGCACACCGAGGCACTGCCCTCGCCGCTGCGCCCCATGGCCTACCTGTCCCGGGACTGGCGCCTGAAGAGCGAATGGGTCGAGTGGCCGCTGCAGCCTGGCCATGCGCCCTGA